One Desulfolucanica intricata genomic region harbors:
- a CDS encoding mannose-1-phosphate guanyltransferase, whose protein sequence is MKAIIMAGGEGSRLRPLTCGRPKPMVPVLNKPIMCHIIDLLKKHNLTDIGVTLQYQPDAIRDYFGNGAEFGVNMRYFVEEVPLGTAGSVKNAGNFLDETFLVISGDALTDLDLSKAIDFHRRRGSIATLVLTRVDCPLEYGVVITEENGRIRQFLEKPSWGEVFSDTVNTGIYILEPEVLDYFAPGQVFDFSKDLFPLLLKDKKPMFGAVLPGYWCDIGNLQQYLQSHYDALSGKVQVEIPGREITPGVWVGSGASINDNAEISGPVLIGDNCQIGSKVKIEPYSVIGEGCVLKEQTSVKRSVIWNHVFMGSGAAIRGAVLGSRVQVQANAGVYEGAVIGDDSVIKEHGLIKPDVKLWPNKLVDMGSVVQRSMIWGTRLPKKVFGLEGITGLANVEITPEFASRVGAAFGSFLGIGARAGVSCDNYPASQMVKDALISGLQSSGAEVFDLGVGITPMHRLVMRSMDCKGGVHIKISSQRPDKVTMIFTNKRGGNISRGEERKVENALMREDFQRVDVSKLRKPRVVPAMSETYLQSISRQIDSSLLRSTGFRLMLIYDRTNLERFIPPLFSELGLEVEYPEGQNSGDPIKGWQYYQDALPELAKSVIERKAHAGALLDPNADRLILVDGKGRVIKDELLTTLIALVILKEQGGSVVVPVTAPRVIETLAEQYQGRVVRTKTAIQDFLEKVMIQDESAKTSDDKESHISQFFMHFDALSALARIFEFCAKNSLTLAELVDEIPDFFLNKKEVPVPWEAKGRVIRELVENPPVDHLELLDGVKVYHPEGWALVLPDPEEPVCRVFSEGTSMEIAESLTDMYINKISSIVGAGTNQE, encoded by the coding sequence ATGAAAGCAATAATTATGGCCGGTGGTGAAGGCTCCCGTTTAAGGCCACTGACCTGCGGTCGCCCTAAACCAATGGTTCCGGTATTAAATAAGCCGATTATGTGTCATATTATCGACTTGTTAAAAAAACACAACCTCACTGATATTGGTGTTACCCTGCAGTACCAGCCCGATGCTATTAGGGATTATTTTGGTAATGGTGCGGAATTTGGGGTCAATATGCGTTATTTTGTTGAAGAAGTGCCGCTGGGAACGGCGGGAAGTGTAAAAAATGCAGGAAACTTTTTAGATGAAACATTTCTGGTTATCAGCGGAGATGCTTTAACTGATTTGGATTTATCGAAGGCTATCGATTTTCATCGCCGGCGGGGTTCTATTGCGACACTGGTTTTAACCAGAGTGGACTGCCCACTGGAATACGGGGTAGTTATTACCGAAGAAAACGGCCGTATCAGGCAATTTTTAGAGAAGCCCAGCTGGGGTGAAGTTTTTAGTGATACTGTGAATACAGGTATCTATATATTGGAGCCGGAGGTGCTGGATTATTTTGCTCCGGGTCAGGTGTTTGATTTCAGTAAAGATCTTTTTCCCCTGCTGCTGAAGGATAAAAAGCCGATGTTTGGAGCAGTTCTCCCGGGTTACTGGTGTGATATCGGAAATCTGCAGCAGTATCTACAATCCCATTATGATGCGCTTTCCGGGAAAGTGCAGGTTGAAATCCCCGGCCGAGAAATTACTCCGGGGGTATGGGTGGGTTCCGGTGCCAGTATAAATGATAATGCAGAAATTAGCGGGCCGGTGTTAATCGGTGACAATTGCCAAATTGGATCCAAGGTGAAGATTGAGCCTTACAGTGTGATTGGTGAAGGTTGTGTTCTAAAAGAGCAAACTTCCGTTAAACGTAGTGTAATTTGGAATCACGTGTTTATGGGTTCAGGTGCGGCCATAAGGGGTGCTGTTTTAGGGAGCCGGGTTCAGGTTCAAGCTAATGCCGGGGTCTATGAAGGGGCGGTTATAGGTGATGATTCGGTCATTAAAGAACATGGTTTAATCAAGCCGGATGTAAAATTATGGCCGAACAAGCTTGTGGATATGGGGTCGGTTGTTCAGCGCAGCATGATTTGGGGAACCCGCCTGCCCAAGAAAGTATTTGGCCTGGAAGGAATTACCGGGCTGGCTAATGTGGAAATCACACCGGAATTTGCTTCCCGGGTCGGTGCTGCCTTTGGTTCTTTTTTGGGAATAGGTGCCCGGGCCGGAGTGAGTTGTGATAATTATCCCGCCTCACAAATGGTTAAAGATGCCCTGATTTCCGGTCTGCAGTCCAGCGGAGCGGAGGTGTTTGATTTAGGTGTCGGGATTACCCCGATGCACCGGCTTGTCATGCGTTCTATGGATTGTAAGGGAGGAGTACACATTAAAATATCTTCCCAGCGGCCTGATAAAGTAACTATGATATTTACTAACAAACGTGGAGGAAACATTTCCCGGGGAGAAGAGCGTAAAGTTGAAAATGCATTAATGCGTGAGGATTTTCAGCGCGTTGATGTATCAAAACTGAGGAAGCCCCGGGTAGTCCCTGCCATGTCCGAGACTTATCTGCAGTCAATATCCCGCCAAATAGACAGTAGTTTATTACGAAGTACCGGATTTCGATTGATGCTTATATATGACCGGACAAATCTGGAGAGATTTATACCACCCTTGTTTAGTGAATTGGGTTTGGAAGTAGAGTACCCGGAGGGACAAAATTCAGGTGATCCTATAAAAGGTTGGCAGTATTACCAGGATGCTTTACCGGAGCTGGCTAAATCGGTAATAGAGAGGAAAGCACACGCCGGTGCGTTATTGGATCCTAATGCGGACAGGCTAATATTAGTAGACGGAAAAGGCCGCGTGATCAAAGATGAATTGCTGACAACTTTAATTGCCCTGGTAATTTTAAAAGAACAGGGTGGCTCGGTAGTTGTACCGGTTACTGCTCCCCGGGTTATTGAAACTCTGGCTGAGCAGTATCAAGGACGAGTGGTTAGAACCAAAACTGCTATCCAGGACTTTTTGGAAAAGGTAATGATTCAGGACGAAAGTGCGAAAACTTCTGATGATAAAGAGTCACATATCTCTCAATTTTTTATGCATTTTGACGCTTTATCGGCTTTGGCCCGGATTTTTGAATTTTGTGCCAAAAATAGCCTTACCCTGGCCGAACTGGTGGATGAAATTCCGGATTTCTTCTTGAATAAAAAAGAAGTACCTGTACCCTGGGAGGCGAAAGGCAGAGTAATCAGAGAACTGGTCGAAAATCCACCGGTGGACCATTTAGAGTTGCTGGATGGGGTTAAGGTTTATCACCCGGAGGGTTGGGCTTTGGTGCTCCCGGATCCGGAAGAACCGGTTTGCCGGGTCTTTAGTGAAGGGACATCAATGGAAATTGCCGAATCATTAACTGACATGTATATTAATAAAATCAGTTCAATTGTTGGTGCCGGGACCAATCAAGAATAA
- a CDS encoding glycosyltransferase family 4 protein: MRVVMLSWEYPPKSVGGLAQHVYDLTSALIKEEVEVFLITCGSPGAPEYEQVNGVHVHRVHPYQVSSPDFVTWVMQLNVAMLERAIPLVNDLQGVHVLHAHDWLVAYTARALKHAYQLPMVATIHATEYGRNHGLHNDIQRHISDIEWWLNYEAWRVICCSHYMENELRRVFQIPQDKLKVIPNGVNPESFMYKEQGFSRDTYAAPDEKIIFYVGRLVREKGVQVLLDAAPDILTREPKVKFIIAGKGPHEGALREQVNQMGIANRVYFTGYISDQVRNALYHWADVAVFPSLYEPFGIVALEAMAARTPVVVSDTGGLSEIVVHGVDGLKAYTGNSRSLADNIVPILRQPQLANTLVENAYRKVLRDFGWRKIAGQTKTIYEEVLEAYKTSAWHGQPERQGWIFDRFSRFLGKY; this comes from the coding sequence ATGCGTGTAGTAATGTTGTCTTGGGAGTATCCGCCGAAGAGTGTCGGGGGATTAGCCCAACATGTTTATGATTTAACCTCCGCACTTATAAAAGAGGAAGTGGAGGTCTTTTTAATCACCTGCGGTTCGCCGGGGGCCCCGGAATATGAGCAGGTTAACGGTGTACATGTGCATAGAGTTCATCCGTATCAGGTTTCCAGTCCGGATTTTGTAACCTGGGTCATGCAGCTTAATGTGGCTATGCTTGAGCGGGCTATACCTTTAGTTAACGATCTGCAGGGTGTACACGTTCTGCATGCCCACGATTGGTTAGTGGCCTATACAGCCAGAGCATTAAAGCATGCTTATCAATTACCTATGGTAGCTACTATACATGCTACGGAATATGGTCGAAATCACGGCTTACACAATGATATTCAAAGACATATCAGTGATATTGAATGGTGGCTTAATTATGAAGCCTGGCGGGTAATCTGCTGCAGTCACTATATGGAAAACGAATTGAGACGTGTATTCCAGATTCCGCAGGATAAACTTAAGGTTATTCCTAACGGTGTAAATCCGGAAAGTTTTATGTATAAAGAACAGGGTTTTTCCCGGGATACCTATGCAGCTCCGGATGAAAAAATAATTTTCTATGTAGGCCGGCTGGTTCGGGAAAAGGGTGTGCAAGTACTGCTTGATGCGGCCCCGGATATTTTAACCCGGGAGCCAAAGGTTAAGTTTATCATTGCGGGAAAAGGCCCGCATGAAGGTGCCCTGCGTGAACAGGTAAATCAAATGGGTATAGCTAACCGGGTATATTTTACCGGGTACATAAGTGATCAAGTGCGTAATGCGCTTTACCACTGGGCGGATGTCGCAGTTTTTCCCAGTTTGTATGAGCCTTTCGGAATAGTTGCACTGGAAGCAATGGCAGCCCGTACCCCGGTTGTGGTTTCGGATACCGGGGGGTTGAGTGAAATTGTAGTACACGGGGTAGACGGACTTAAAGCCTATACCGGAAACAGCCGCTCTCTGGCGGATAATATTGTACCTATTCTCCGGCAGCCGCAGTTAGCTAATACTTTGGTTGAGAATGCTTATCGTAAGGTATTGAGAGATTTTGGATGGAGAAAAATTGCCGGGCAAACCAAAACTATTTATGAGGAAGTACTGGAAGCCTATAAAACGTCTGCCTGGCACGGTCAGCCCGAACGCCAGGGTTGGATTTTTGACCGGTTTTCCCGCTTTTTGGGAAAATACTAG
- a CDS encoding carbohydrate-binding protein, translating into MARPTRYGEGHARLKAMHDADFPGGVAVDPTPITAGQEVTILYNGLLAKSGAQEVYLHMGFGDNRNWHGTKDVRMERTGWGFAKRMEMPEDRNFNFCFKDNAGNWDNNNGTNWTFQIHNGRMK; encoded by the coding sequence TTGGCTCGCCCGACCAGATATGGTGAAGGACATGCTCGTCTTAAAGCAATGCACGATGCCGACTTTCCCGGTGGCGTAGCTGTAGACCCGACTCCGATAACCGCAGGCCAGGAAGTAACTATACTTTATAATGGTTTGCTGGCTAAAAGCGGTGCCCAGGAGGTATACTTGCACATGGGTTTCGGTGATAACCGAAACTGGCATGGTACTAAGGATGTTCGCATGGAACGTACCGGTTGGGGTTTTGCAAAGCGTATGGAGATGCCTGAGGACCGCAACTTTAACTTCTGCTTTAAAGACAATGCCGGCAACTGGGACAATAATAACGGAACGAACTGGACTTTTCAAATTCATAACGGAAGAATGAAATAA
- the nifV gene encoding homocitrate synthase: MSEQKILIVDTTLRDGEQTAGVVFANREKVRIAKFLDELGVHQIEAGIATMGGDEQEAIKKICKAGLKASVMGWNRPVIKDIDASLSCGVDAVAISISTSDIHIKHKLHKTKEWVLEQMTQAVYYAKKQGMYISVNAEDASRSDMEFLIKFAKAAKEAGADRLRYCDTVGILEPFTTYQNIKTIIEQAQIDVEMHTHNDFGMATANALAGVKAGATHVGVTVMGLGERAGNAALEEVVMALKHLYKIDLGFKTEMFREVAEYVSHASGRELPAWKAIVGSNMFRHESGIHADGALKNPKTYEAFLPEEVGLERQITIGKHSGTAAIRAKFAEFGIHLSEHQANELLPKVRSYTVSMKRPLFDKELMYLFENYFGDIKHNH, translated from the coding sequence ATGTCAGAACAGAAAATATTGATTGTAGATACTACCCTGCGGGACGGAGAACAAACCGCCGGTGTAGTTTTTGCAAACAGGGAAAAAGTGCGTATTGCCAAGTTTCTGGATGAATTGGGTGTTCATCAAATAGAAGCAGGTATTGCCACTATGGGTGGAGACGAGCAGGAAGCCATAAAAAAAATTTGTAAAGCGGGCTTAAAGGCCAGTGTAATGGGATGGAATCGCCCTGTAATTAAAGACATTGATGCATCTCTTTCCTGCGGGGTAGATGCTGTTGCTATTTCCATATCTACTTCCGATATTCATATTAAGCATAAGTTACATAAAACCAAGGAGTGGGTTTTAGAGCAGATGACCCAGGCTGTTTATTATGCCAAAAAACAAGGTATGTATATATCGGTTAATGCTGAAGATGCTTCACGCAGTGATATGGAATTTTTGATTAAGTTTGCCAAGGCGGCGAAAGAAGCAGGTGCTGACCGGTTGCGTTACTGTGATACCGTAGGTATCTTAGAACCATTTACTACTTACCAAAACATAAAAACAATTATTGAACAGGCTCAAATTGATGTGGAAATGCATACCCATAATGACTTTGGGATGGCTACTGCCAACGCTTTGGCGGGAGTAAAAGCCGGTGCAACCCATGTAGGGGTTACTGTAATGGGGCTTGGTGAGCGGGCCGGTAACGCTGCACTGGAAGAAGTTGTAATGGCCCTCAAGCATTTATACAAAATTGATCTCGGCTTTAAGACCGAAATGTTTAGAGAAGTTGCTGAATATGTATCCCATGCTTCGGGGCGGGAATTACCTGCCTGGAAGGCTATCGTGGGTAGTAATATGTTCAGGCATGAGTCCGGAATACATGCCGACGGTGCTCTGAAAAACCCGAAAACTTATGAAGCTTTTCTGCCCGAAGAAGTTGGTTTGGAAAGACAAATTACAATCGGTAAACACTCCGGAACGGCAGCAATTCGCGCTAAGTTTGCTGAATTTGGCATTCATCTGAGTGAGCACCAGGCTAATGAGTTACTGCCTAAAGTCCGTTCCTATACTGTATCTATGAAGCGTCCTTTATTTGATAAGGAATTAATGTATCTTTTTGAAAACTATTTTGGAGATATAAAGCATAACCACTAA
- the gatB gene encoding Asp-tRNA(Asn)/Glu-tRNA(Gln) amidotransferase subunit GatB, protein MAQYEAVIGLEIHVELKTNTKIFCTSATEFGVDPNAHVCPGCMGMPGVLPVLNKQVVEYAIRAGLALNCTIADFTRFDRKHYYYPDLPCNYQISQNYFPIAKNGYVEIETEKGKKKIGITKAHMEEDAGKLVHQGNIATTPYSLVDYNRAGMPLIEIVSEPDIRTPEEARAYAEKLRSIIQYTGVSDCRMEEGSLRCDVNVSVRPVGTTELGTKTEIKNLNSFKAIQKATEYEIERQIDILEEGGSIVQETRTWDDNKGITISMRTKEEAHDYRYFPDPDLVPLVIDREWVESIKATLPELPDRRKSRYISEYGLPEYDAIILTQTKETADYFEDCLKVFPNPKTVSNWIMGDLTRLLNANNMEISECKIKPQQLAEMLKMMDRGTISGKIAKTVFEEMFTSGKDPGTIVKEKGLVQISDEGAIAAIVEEVIAKNPKSVEDFRNGKDKAIGFLVGQVMKASKGKANPALVNKLLREKL, encoded by the coding sequence TTGGCCCAGTATGAAGCCGTAATTGGTTTAGAAATACACGTGGAGCTTAAAACGAATACAAAGATCTTCTGTACGTCAGCCACGGAATTCGGTGTAGATCCCAATGCTCATGTATGTCCGGGTTGTATGGGTATGCCGGGGGTACTGCCGGTACTTAATAAACAGGTGGTGGAATATGCCATCAGGGCCGGGCTGGCCCTTAATTGTACTATCGCTGATTTTACCAGGTTTGATCGGAAGCATTATTATTATCCTGATTTGCCTTGTAATTACCAGATATCTCAGAATTATTTTCCTATAGCTAAGAATGGCTATGTGGAAATTGAAACTGAAAAAGGTAAGAAGAAGATTGGTATCACCAAAGCACATATGGAGGAAGATGCCGGTAAACTGGTACACCAGGGTAATATTGCCACTACTCCCTATTCACTGGTGGATTATAACCGGGCCGGTATGCCTTTGATTGAGATTGTATCTGAGCCGGATATACGCACGCCGGAGGAAGCCCGGGCTTACGCAGAAAAGTTAAGATCCATTATCCAGTACACCGGAGTTTCGGACTGCCGTATGGAAGAAGGTTCTTTACGCTGTGATGTTAACGTATCCGTGCGACCGGTAGGTACCACAGAATTGGGAACAAAAACGGAAATAAAAAATTTGAACTCGTTTAAAGCCATTCAAAAAGCTACGGAATATGAAATTGAGCGTCAAATCGATATTTTGGAAGAAGGCGGCAGTATCGTTCAGGAAACCAGAACCTGGGATGATAATAAGGGCATCACTATCTCCATGCGCACTAAAGAAGAGGCCCATGATTATCGTTATTTCCCCGATCCGGATCTGGTACCGCTGGTAATAGACCGGGAATGGGTGGAATCTATTAAGGCGACACTGCCTGAACTGCCTGACCGGCGTAAAAGCCGTTATATAAGTGAATATGGTCTGCCCGAATATGATGCAATAATCCTTACCCAGACTAAGGAAACCGCTGACTATTTTGAAGACTGCTTAAAAGTATTTCCTAATCCTAAAACAGTAAGCAACTGGATTATGGGCGATCTGACCAGACTGCTAAATGCTAATAATATGGAGATTTCCGAATGCAAGATAAAGCCGCAGCAGTTGGCCGAAATGCTTAAAATGATGGACCGGGGTACCATAAGTGGTAAGATAGCCAAGACAGTTTTTGAAGAAATGTTTACTTCCGGTAAAGACCCCGGGACCATTGTTAAGGAAAAAGGACTGGTGCAAATCAGTGATGAGGGGGCAATTGCCGCTATCGTGGAGGAGGTAATAGCTAAAAACCCAAAATCAGTTGAAGATTTTAGAAATGGTAAAGATAAGGCTATTGGCTTCCTGGTTGGACAGGTGATGAAAGCATCAAAAGGAAAAGCTAACCCTGCACTGGTTAATAAACTTTTAAGAGAAAAACTTTAA
- the gatA gene encoding Asp-tRNA(Asn)/Glu-tRNA(Gln) amidotransferase subunit GatA yields MQLYQMTARELHRRIVNKEVSAVEIANAVYQRIETVDEKIKAYITLLKERALERAGAVDAKIAAGEEIVPLSGIPIAVKDNVCMSGVRTTCASKMLYNFVPPHNATAVEKLEANVAVLLGKTNLDEFAMGSSAENSAFFVTKNPWAADRAAGDGSAAAVAAGEAICALGSDTGGAIRRSAAFCGLVGMKPTYGAVSRYGLVAHASSLDQIGPITRDVTDCALMLNAICGHDSRDSTSVNLSVSDYTEYLINDVRGLKIGVPKEYLGENIEPEVREAIEAATEKYSSLGALVEETSLPHTKYALPAYYLIAAAEASSNLARYDGTRYGYRAENPEDVLDMFIRSRSEGFGEEVQRRIVLGTYVLSEGNYDTHYLEALKVRTLIKQDFDRAFEKYDVLISPTAPSPAFKIGEKAGDPVQMYQSDICTLPVNLGGIPALSIPAGFVNGLPVGMQLMAKPFNEGMLLRTAYSFEQNTPHHCKYPEL; encoded by the coding sequence TTGCAGCTCTACCAAATGACTGCCCGGGAACTTCACCGGCGGATAGTTAATAAAGAGGTATCTGCCGTAGAAATAGCCAATGCGGTATACCAAAGAATCGAGACCGTGGATGAAAAGATTAAGGCCTATATTACTTTGCTTAAAGAACGGGCCCTGGAGCGAGCCGGGGCGGTGGATGCCAAAATTGCCGCCGGGGAGGAAATTGTCCCCTTAAGCGGTATTCCTATTGCTGTTAAAGACAATGTTTGTATGAGCGGTGTACGCACCACCTGTGCATCTAAAATGTTATATAACTTTGTGCCTCCCCATAATGCCACAGCAGTTGAGAAGCTGGAGGCTAATGTTGCGGTACTGTTAGGTAAAACTAACCTGGATGAGTTTGCCATGGGGTCTTCCGCCGAAAATTCCGCCTTTTTTGTAACTAAAAATCCCTGGGCCGCCGATAGGGCAGCCGGAGATGGTTCTGCTGCCGCAGTAGCGGCCGGTGAAGCTATTTGTGCCTTGGGCTCGGATACCGGCGGAGCAATTCGACGGTCGGCTGCCTTTTGTGGGTTGGTGGGGATGAAGCCTACCTATGGTGCGGTTTCCCGCTACGGATTAGTTGCTCATGCTTCCTCCTTGGATCAAATCGGGCCAATTACCCGTGATGTTACTGACTGTGCCCTGATGCTGAACGCTATTTGCGGTCATGATTCGAGGGATTCTACTTCAGTAAATTTATCAGTATCTGACTATACGGAGTATTTAATTAATGATGTTAGGGGACTTAAAATTGGCGTGCCTAAAGAGTATCTGGGTGAAAATATTGAGCCGGAAGTTCGTGAGGCCATTGAGGCAGCCACTGAGAAGTATTCCTCCCTCGGGGCGCTGGTTGAAGAAACCAGCTTACCGCATACAAAGTATGCCCTGCCCGCTTATTACCTAATAGCCGCGGCAGAGGCCAGCTCTAACCTGGCCCGATACGACGGTACACGTTATGGCTACCGGGCAGAGAATCCTGAAGACGTATTGGACATGTTTATACGCAGCCGAAGTGAGGGCTTCGGTGAGGAAGTCCAAAGACGGATTGTGCTGGGCACATATGTCCTTTCGGAGGGAAATTACGATACCCATTATCTGGAAGCCTTAAAAGTTCGTACCTTGATTAAACAGGATTTTGACCGTGCTTTTGAAAAATACGATGTTTTAATTTCTCCCACTGCTCCTTCCCCGGCTTTTAAAATTGGGGAAAAGGCAGGAGATCCGGTTCAAATGTACCAGTCGGATATTTGTACTCTGCCGGTTAATCTTGGCGGTATCCCGGCTTTGTCAATACCGGCCGGTTTTGTTAACGGCTTACCGGTCGGAATGCAATTAATGGCTAAGCCGTTTAATGAGGGAATGCTTTTGCGAACAGCCTATAGTTTTGAGCAGAACACTCCGCATCACTGTAAATATCCGGAGTTGTAA
- the gatC gene encoding Asp-tRNA(Asn)/Glu-tRNA(Gln) amidotransferase subunit GatC — MITRAEVDHIALIARLKLSEEQQEKYTEQFNAILKYAELFQELDTKNVEPTFHVLPLQNVFREDKVGEHLTGEKVLANAPDSDGEYFKVPKIM, encoded by the coding sequence TTGATCACCAGGGCAGAAGTAGACCATATAGCTTTAATAGCTCGTCTGAAACTTAGCGAAGAACAACAAGAAAAATATACCGAACAGTTTAATGCTATCCTGAAATATGCCGAATTATTTCAAGAGTTGGATACCAAAAATGTTGAGCCTACTTTTCACGTTTTACCATTGCAAAACGTTTTTCGGGAAGACAAGGTAGGGGAACATTTAACCGGCGAAAAGGTTTTGGCCAATGCTCCGGACAGTGACGGAGAGTATTTCAAGGTGCCTAAGATTATGTAG
- the gatB gene encoding Asp-tRNA(Asn)/Glu-tRNA(Gln) amidotransferase subunit GatB translates to MSRYEAVIGLEIHVELKTNTKIFCPSTTEFGGDPNTHVCPVCLGLPGVLPVLNKRVVEYAVKAGLALNCKIAGFSKFDRKNYFYPDLPKNYQISQYDLPIAEHGYVDIETKKGKKRVGITRLHMEEDAGKLVHQGTISTTPYSLVDYNRTGVPLIEIVSEPDMRTPEEARAYAEKLKAIIRYTGVSDCRMEEGSLRCDVNVSVRPLGSDKLGTRAEIKNMNSFKSLQKAVEYEIERQIKVLEKGGTIVQETRTWDENKGMTVSMRSKEEAHDYRYFPEPDLVPLVIDPKWVEKIKATLPELPDRRKARYVSEFGLPEYDAVVLTQSKEMADFFEDCLKVFPNPKTVSNWIMGDLSRLLNASNLEINDCKVKPELLAEMLIMIDKGTISGKIAKTVFEEMFTSGKDPGTIVKEKGLVQISDQEVIASIVDEVIAGNPKSVEDYKNGKEKAIGFLVGQVMKASKGKANPAVVNKLLKEKLSLILS, encoded by the coding sequence TTGTCCCGGTATGAAGCTGTAATCGGTTTAGAAATACACGTAGAGCTTAAAACCAATACTAAGATTTTTTGCCCGTCTACCACAGAGTTCGGCGGTGATCCCAATACCCATGTCTGCCCGGTTTGCCTGGGTTTGCCGGGGGTTTTGCCGGTATTAAATAAGCGGGTAGTGGAATATGCCGTGAAGGCCGGGCTGGCCCTTAATTGTAAAATTGCCGGTTTCTCAAAGTTCGATCGCAAAAATTATTTTTATCCTGATTTACCCAAGAATTACCAGATATCTCAATATGATTTGCCTATAGCCGAGCACGGTTACGTGGATATTGAGACTAAAAAGGGTAAAAAACGGGTGGGTATTACCAGGCTGCATATGGAGGAAGATGCCGGTAAACTGGTTCACCAGGGTACAATATCCACTACTCCTTATTCACTGGTGGATTATAACCGCACCGGTGTGCCTTTGATTGAAATAGTGTCCGAACCGGATATGCGTACACCGGAAGAGGCCCGGGCCTATGCAGAAAAGTTAAAGGCAATTATCCGGTACACAGGGGTTTCAGACTGCCGGATGGAGGAAGGTTCCTTACGCTGTGATGTGAATGTATCAGTGCGCCCGTTAGGTTCCGATAAATTGGGGACAAGAGCGGAAATTAAAAACATGAACTCCTTTAAATCCCTGCAAAAAGCGGTGGAATATGAAATAGAGCGGCAAATAAAGGTTTTAGAAAAAGGAGGTACCATTGTTCAGGAAACCAGGACCTGGGATGAGAATAAAGGTATGACCGTCTCCATGCGCAGTAAAGAAGAGGCCCATGATTACCGCTATTTCCCGGAACCGGACCTGGTGCCCCTGGTCATAGATCCCAAATGGGTAGAAAAGATTAAGGCTACTTTGCCTGAGTTGCCCGACCGGCGCAAAGCCCGCTATGTAAGCGAATTCGGCCTGCCGGAATATGATGCTGTGGTACTTACTCAAAGTAAAGAAATGGCTGATTTTTTTGAAGACTGTCTCAAGGTGTTTCCCAATCCCAAAACGGTAAGCAACTGGATTATGGGTGACCTGTCCAGACTTTTAAATGCCAGTAATCTGGAAATTAACGACTGTAAGGTGAAGCCGGAGCTGCTGGCGGAAATGCTTATCATGATTGATAAAGGTACAATTTCCGGTAAAATTGCCAAAACCGTCTTTGAAGAAATGTTTACTTCCGGTAAAGACCCCGGGACCATTGTTAAAGAAAAAGGACTGGTGCAGATCAGTGATCAGGAGGTCATTGCTTCCATTGTTGATGAGGTTATAGCCGGCAATCCCAAGTCTGTAGAAGACTATAAAAACGGTAAGGAGAAGGCTATTGGTTTTTTAGTGGGCCAGGTTATGAAAGCCTCCAAGGGTAAGGCTAACCCGGCAGTGGTAAATAAACTTTTAAAAGAGAAATTATCACTCATACTATCTTAA